In Helicobacter bilis, a genomic segment contains:
- a CDS encoding methyl-accepting chemotaxis protein, which translates to MSRKMSLSIVIVLVLCFTFFGVVEYVKQRNMFIGNSIAENNNRVKVMTTYVDILMKRQFDFAEKVAKDLSRNHEQFFTRSSLPAYLHSIAMVSGVLQVYVSWSNDGFTYTAAKAEEYKVRTMKYSDGRVYDARERPWFQQALQTQSVGNTESYKDVATGNGVITIFAPIKIDNNVVGAVGVDVDLVEFAADIRAIKTDKREVSIFRDVFYVHPNQSFVMAEGNPDAKHSLSVGKAAAKSGAPFDFHRMGESDKKHGICQQSSLDWSVCIVSSENEYKPHLIGLFLSNVVWFVGIIIVAGAVVVLVVRRNLQPLNVIESDLSAFFKFLSYQSKTPPKTTLIKNKDEFGKMSHRINKEIEEIVALRHDEQSLLQSINDLIAEAKDGRFGSQIDIVSNNPNLQGVVDALNTMSGILKKNICADIARINIVLDAVSKEDYSQQINEPVGIETGINIAIAQFANMLKMNAGLIDKLASYSKSLDDNTRNLHKSSMQQAQGVEDTAGSIAHITESIGNINEQSKSIIKQSEDIKSVIGIIRDIADQTNLLALNAAIEAARAGEHGRGFAVVADEVRKLAERTQKSLGEIEANTTILTQGIMDISSLISEQNDKILHINDNISAISEATQENADIADSTHEVGAKIYEIVESVSTQLASKKF; encoded by the coding sequence ATGTCAAGGAAAATGTCATTAAGTATCGTTATTGTGCTTGTGTTGTGTTTTACCTTTTTTGGTGTAGTGGAGTATGTAAAGCAACGCAATATGTTTATTGGGAATAGTATTGCTGAAAATAATAATCGCGTAAAAGTCATGACAACTTATGTTGATATCCTTATGAAAAGACAATTTGATTTTGCAGAAAAAGTAGCAAAGGATCTCTCGCGTAATCACGAACAATTCTTCACAAGAAGTAGTTTGCCTGCATATTTACATAGCATAGCTATGGTGTCTGGTGTATTGCAGGTTTATGTGTCTTGGAGTAATGATGGATTCACATATACCGCGGCAAAGGCTGAAGAATACAAAGTAAGGACCATGAAATATAGCGATGGTAGGGTATATGATGCAAGGGAGCGTCCATGGTTTCAGCAAGCATTGCAAACACAATCGGTAGGCAATACAGAGTCATATAAAGATGTAGCAACGGGAAATGGCGTTATTACCATATTTGCACCCATTAAGATAGATAATAATGTCGTTGGGGCGGTTGGCGTTGATGTAGATTTAGTTGAGTTTGCTGCAGATATACGCGCAATAAAAACGGATAAAAGAGAAGTTTCTATCTTTAGAGATGTTTTCTATGTGCATCCAAATCAAAGCTTTGTTATGGCAGAGGGTAATCCAGATGCAAAGCATTCACTCTCTGTTGGAAAAGCTGCTGCTAAAAGTGGAGCGCCATTTGACTTTCACCGCATGGGAGAGAGTGATAAGAAGCATGGAATCTGTCAGCAGTCTTCACTGGATTGGTCTGTATGTATTGTGAGTAGTGAGAACGAATATAAACCGCATTTAATTGGATTATTTTTATCAAATGTTGTGTGGTTTGTGGGTATTATTATCGTTGCTGGGGCAGTTGTCGTCTTGGTTGTGCGTAGAAATTTGCAGCCATTAAATGTTATAGAATCTGATTTAAGTGCATTCTTTAAATTCCTAAGCTATCAAAGCAAAACACCACCAAAGACAACGCTTATAAAAAATAAAGATGAGTTTGGCAAAATGTCGCATAGAATCAATAAAGAAATTGAAGAAATTGTCGCATTAAGACATGATGAACAAAGTCTTTTACAAAGTATAAATGATCTTATTGCAGAAGCAAAAGATGGTAGGTTTGGATCTCAAATTGATATTGTAAGTAATAATCCAAACTTGCAAGGCGTTGTTGATGCACTTAATACAATGAGCGGTATTTTAAAGAAAAATATTTGTGCAGATATTGCGCGTATTAATATTGTGCTTGATGCAGTTTCTAAGGAAGACTATTCGCAACAGATTAATGAGCCAGTTGGTATTGAAACAGGTATTAATATCGCAATAGCACAATTTGCAAATATGCTAAAAATGAATGCGGGACTAATTGACAAACTTGCAAGTTATAGCAAAAGCTTAGATGATAATACGCGAAACCTACATAAAAGCAGTATGCAGCAAGCACAAGGTGTAGAGGATACAGCTGGTTCGATCGCACATATTACAGAATCTATTGGCAATATTAATGAGCAAAGTAAATCTATCATTAAGCAAAGTGAAGATATTAAAAGTGTGATTGGCATTATTAGAGATATTGCCGATCAAACCAACCTTTTAGCATTGAATGCAGCGATTGAAGCAGCAAGGGCAGGAGAGCATGGCAGAGGCTTTGCAGTTGTAGCTGATGAAGTGAGAAAACTCGCAGAGAGAACGCAAAAAAGTTTGGGTGAGATAGAAGCAAACACTACGATATTAACGCAGGGTATTATGGATATTTCAAGCCTTATTTCTGAGCAAAACGATAAGATATTGCATATCAATGATAATATTTCTGCAATATCAGAGGCAACACAAGAAAACGCTGATATAGCTGATAGCACACATGAAGTCGGCGCTAAGATTTATGAGATT